From Pelagibacterium flavum:
GATGCGCTGGCTGCGGATACCGACGGCATCGACGGATCGGAAAACAACGCCGGGGCGTTCGCGGATGGGGGAACATTTGCGCGCATGCGGGCCGCGGGACTTGATCCCAACAGGGTGCTGGCGGGGCATGATGCCTGGAGCGGGTTTTCGGCTATCGGCGATTTGTTCGTGACCGGGCCGACCGGAACAAATGTCAATGATTTCAGGGCGATACTGGTTCGCTAGAGCCTGTTTGTCGTGCAGTCGAACCGGAAAAGTCTTCAACTTTTCCTGACTGCACTCCAGCGACGAACCAGCCAACGAGTTCGGCGGTATTCTTGAGACCCAGCTGGCGTGTCATGCGGTAGCGGTGGGTCTCGACGCTGCGCGGCGAAAGCCCCAGTTCCTGGGCGATTTCGGCATTTGTCTTGCCCTGCGCGACGAGGGTGAGGACCTGGTTCTGGCGTGGTGTGAGGGCTTGCCGGTGGACATCGACCGGGCGTGGAAGGGGATCGAAACAATAGACGGCGCGGGCGAAAGGATCGTTTAAAATCATGGACTTACCGCGTGCCCGGCACCAGAAGCGGGTGCCGTCGCGGTGGGCCATGATGCGCTCGTCGGTATAGGTGCGGCCGCCCGAAAAATTGGTGCGCCAGAGATCGCCCACCATCACGAAATCGGCGACGCCGGGATAGAGAACCTTGAAGCTCCGGTCGGCCAGTTCCTCGGGTAAATACCCGAAAAGACTGGCAAAAGCGGAATTGACCTGCCGGATGATCCGATGGGTCGCATAGACCATG
This genomic window contains:
- a CDS encoding helix-turn-helix transcriptional regulator; protein product: MDHTGLHFTLDDLPVPMVYATHRIIRQVNSAFASLFGYLPEELADRSFKVLYPGVADFVMVGDLWRTNFSGGRTYTDERIMAHRDGTRFWCRARGKSMILNDPFARAVYCFDPLPRPVDVHRQALTPRQNQVLTLVAQGKTNAEIAQELGLSPRSVETHRYRMTRQLGLKNTAELVGWFVAGVQSGKVEDFSGSTARQTGSSEPVSP